A DNA window from Pseudomonas tohonis contains the following coding sequences:
- a CDS encoding extracellular solute-binding protein, with product MTRTTPLALSLLLALGLSGTAQAAGTLHLANWSDYFPPELLKKFEKDTGIKATLDAYDSNETLLAKLKAGGGAYDVVVPSDSFIQIMATDGLLQKFDKAQLPNLKNLKANFQSLDFDPGHDYSVPYLWGTTGYSYDSKQVPGGALEESWKPFFEPPAELKGKVVALNSIEDLYIAASHYLSIDQCTEDPKDAKKIQDLLLGQKPLLAMYNSDGTIERMAAGEVAMHMQWNGAYHRAHAQRDSLVYVYPKEGIHLFIDNFVIPKDAANVAEAHAFINWMMAPENIAAASNFAKYNNAIEGSEKFMEKELFDDPAINTPQDKLDRLKSFKLCSPKALNLRSKVWTKLKK from the coding sequence ATGACCCGCACCACACCGCTCGCGCTCTCCCTGCTGCTCGCCCTGGGCCTGTCCGGCACCGCCCAGGCGGCCGGCACCCTGCACCTGGCCAACTGGTCGGACTACTTCCCACCGGAGCTGCTGAAGAAGTTCGAGAAGGACACCGGCATCAAGGCCACCCTCGACGCCTACGACAGCAACGAGACGCTGCTGGCCAAGCTCAAGGCCGGTGGCGGCGCCTACGACGTGGTGGTGCCGTCGGACAGCTTCATCCAGATCATGGCCACCGACGGCCTGCTGCAGAAGTTCGACAAGGCCCAGCTGCCGAACCTGAAGAACCTCAAGGCCAACTTCCAGAGCCTCGACTTCGACCCCGGCCACGACTACAGCGTGCCCTACCTCTGGGGCACCACCGGCTACAGCTACGACAGCAAGCAGGTGCCAGGCGGGGCCCTGGAAGAAAGCTGGAAACCCTTCTTCGAGCCGCCGGCCGAACTCAAGGGCAAGGTGGTGGCGCTCAACTCCATCGAAGACCTCTACATCGCCGCGTCCCACTACCTGTCCATCGACCAGTGCACCGAGGACCCGAAGGACGCGAAGAAGATCCAGGACCTGCTGCTGGGCCAGAAGCCCCTGCTGGCCATGTACAACAGCGACGGCACCATCGAGCGCATGGCCGCGGGCGAAGTGGCCATGCACATGCAGTGGAACGGCGCCTACCACCGCGCCCACGCCCAGCGCGACAGCCTGGTGTACGTCTATCCGAAGGAAGGCATCCACCTGTTCATCGACAACTTCGTGATCCCCAAGGACGCGGCCAACGTCGCGGAGGCCCACGCCTTCATCAACTGGATGATGGCGCCGGAGAACATCGCCGCCGCCTCCAACTTCGCCAAGTACAACAACGCCATCGAAGGCTCCGAGAAGTTCATGGAGAAGGAGCTGTTCGATGACCCGGCCATCAACACCCCGCAGGACAAGCTGGACCGCCTGAAGAGCTTCAAGCTCTGCTCGCCCAAGGCCCTGAACCTGCGCAGCAAGGTATGGACCAAGCTGAAGAAATGA
- a CDS encoding ABC transporter permease has translation MNLQGPLWRFTGVRPTAWLFFAFLYVPILVLVALSFNGGQSATIWESFSLKWYAVVANDPEIVRAAKNSLLVATFATLIATALATLAALGMRGRAFHGQIAMSGVLGLPLLVPEIVTAVATLMFFAFVGLKLSLFTILIAHVVFCIPFAYLPIRARLEGMDPRLAEAAADLYASPWKAFWKITFPLLTPGILSGAMLAFIISMDDFVITYFVAGAGATTLPVYIFSSIRMGISPKINAISSIILVISIAFVALSYYIGQRKR, from the coding sequence ATGAACCTGCAAGGCCCGCTCTGGCGCTTCACCGGCGTGCGCCCCACCGCCTGGCTGTTCTTCGCCTTCCTCTACGTGCCGATCCTGGTGCTGGTGGCGCTGAGCTTCAACGGCGGCCAGTCGGCGACCATCTGGGAGAGCTTCAGCCTCAAGTGGTACGCGGTGGTGGCCAACGACCCGGAGATCGTCCGCGCGGCGAAGAACTCGCTGCTGGTGGCCACCTTTGCCACCCTGATCGCCACCGCCCTGGCCACCCTCGCGGCCCTGGGCATGCGCGGCCGCGCCTTCCATGGGCAGATCGCCATGAGCGGCGTGCTCGGCCTGCCGCTGCTGGTGCCGGAGATCGTCACCGCCGTGGCGACGCTGATGTTCTTCGCCTTCGTCGGCCTGAAGCTGTCGCTGTTCACCATCCTCATCGCCCACGTGGTGTTCTGCATCCCCTTCGCCTACCTGCCGATCCGCGCACGGCTGGAGGGCATGGACCCGCGCCTGGCCGAGGCCGCCGCCGATCTCTACGCCTCACCCTGGAAGGCCTTCTGGAAGATCACCTTCCCGCTGCTGACGCCCGGCATCCTTTCGGGGGCGATGCTCGCCTTCATCATTTCCATGGACGATTTCGTCATCACCTACTTCGTCGCCGGGGCCGGCGCGACCACCCTGCCGGTGTACATCTTCAGCTCCATCAGGATGGGCATATCGCCGAAGATCAACGCGATTTCCTCGATCATCCTGGTGATTTCCATAGCGTTCGTTGCGTTGTCCTACTACATCGGCCAGCGCAAGCGCTGA
- a CDS encoding ABC transporter permease has translation MSSLRALAEARQLRRRLLLAAPAMLTLGLFLLLPLGIMLLVSLLQPGDYGGVKWGEYSLEAYVNFLYERDLDDSLVFNTDYLQIFQRSFWLSVMTTAGCLLIGFPTALYLALQNERKRNLLLFLVTVPFWTNLLVRVYAWILLLRNGGLVDSGLHGLGLTDKALGILYTDGAVIIGLLYTFLPFMVLPIYTSLEKLDWRLVEAAFDLGANRFQALKRIILPLAMPGVMAGVILVFIPSLGNYIIPELLGGGKSLMIGNLIQLQFGASHNWPLGAALSFALLGFVLLAMLLYSLRFKPGTAGGHP, from the coding sequence ATGAGCAGCCTGCGCGCCCTGGCCGAGGCCCGTCAGCTGCGTCGGCGCCTGCTGCTGGCGGCGCCGGCCATGCTCACTCTCGGCCTGTTCCTGCTGCTGCCCCTGGGCATCATGTTGCTGGTCTCGCTGCTGCAACCGGGCGACTACGGCGGCGTGAAGTGGGGCGAGTACTCGCTGGAGGCCTACGTCAACTTCCTCTACGAGCGGGACCTGGACGACAGCCTGGTGTTCAACACCGACTACCTGCAGATCTTCCAGCGCTCGTTCTGGCTGTCGGTGATGACCACCGCCGGCTGCCTGCTGATCGGCTTCCCCACCGCGCTCTACCTGGCGCTGCAGAACGAGCGCAAGCGCAACCTGCTGCTGTTCCTGGTCACGGTGCCCTTCTGGACCAACCTGCTGGTGCGGGTCTACGCGTGGATCCTGCTGCTGCGCAATGGCGGGCTGGTGGACAGCGGCCTGCACGGGCTGGGGCTCACCGACAAGGCGCTGGGCATCCTCTATACCGACGGTGCGGTGATCATCGGCCTGCTCTATACCTTCCTGCCGTTCATGGTGCTGCCCATCTACACCAGCCTGGAGAAACTCGACTGGCGCCTGGTGGAGGCGGCCTTCGACCTGGGCGCCAACCGCTTCCAGGCCCTGAAGCGGATCATCCTGCCGCTGGCGATGCCGGGCGTGATGGCCGGGGTGATCCTGGTGTTCATCCCCTCGCTCGGCAACTACATCATCCCCGAGCTGCTGGGGGGCGGTAAGTCGCTGATGATCGGCAACCTCATCCAGCTGCAGTTCGGCGCCTCGCACAACTGGCCGCTGGGCGCGGCGCTGTCCTTCGCCCTGCTCGGCTTCGTGCTGCTGGCGATGCTGCTCTACAGCCTGCGCTTCAAGCCGGGCACCGCCGGAGGCCACCCATGA